GGACCGGATGCAACCGGGGCAGGTCCTGGGCCTGATCGCCCGTGATCCCGGCGCGTCAGCCGATCTTCCTGCCTGGTGCCGGCTCACGGGCCACACGCTGGCGTCCGAGGAGCATCCCGTCTACCGGATCCGTCGAAAGGAGAACTGAGCCATGGCCAACCGGTTCTGTGTCAGCCTCAGCTGCGCCAAGGACAACACCGACAAGGCGACGGTGGCCTTCGTGGTCGCTAACGCCGCCGTCGGCTCGGGCAAGGAAACGCTGGTCTTCCTGAGCGTCGAAGCCGTGCGGCTGTCCCAGAAGGGGTATGCCGACGACGTCCGCGAGGAGGGGTTCGCGCCGCTCAAGGAGTTGATGGACAACTTCGCCAAGGCCGGGGGGGCGATCTACGTCTGCTCACCCTGCTTCAAGAAGCGGAAGCTGGACGAGACCAACCTCGTGTCCGGCGCGGCGATCGTCGGCGGGGCCAAGCTCGTCGAGTTCCTCTCGGACGGGAGCCCCTGCGTCAGCTACTAGCCCGCAGGAGGATCCCTTCGCGCGGCGTCATCGGTAGCAACATTTTCCTTGACGGACGGCGAGGCCCGGCGGTATGTACACACCGCGACGCACCGCGCCTCTGCGGACCTCATCGCTGCCGTGAAGAAGGCGGCGGCCGCCGGCGCCACGCTGGACGAGATGAAGAAGGCGGTGGCCGATCAGCTGGCGCCGAAGTACGAGCGCCCGATGTCCAAATACCCTCTGGGGCAGTATCGGGATCGCGTGGGGATCAATATCGAAGCAGTTCACCGGAAGGTGGTCAAGAAGGGGTGACCCCGCGGATCCGCAACCTCGTCATTCTCACGGTACTCGTTGCCGTCGCCGTGATGGCTGTCCAGCCGGCGCCCGCTGAAGCGGTGGAGCCGTTGACCGCGGTGGCCATCGCCGGAGCGGTGGTCGTGGTCGTCATCATCGTCGCGTACCTGGTGGTCGCCAACG
This Candidatus Methylomirabilota bacterium DNA region includes the following protein-coding sequences:
- a CDS encoding sulfurtransferase TusA family protein; the protein is LYTQGSSSRRAMRECWMSAHIEADEVWDAGDMGCGELVLELRNRLDRMQPGQVLGLIARDPGASADLPAWCRLTGHTLASEEHPVYRIRRKEN
- a CDS encoding DsrE family protein, with translation MANRFCVSLSCAKDNTDKATVAFVVANAAVGSGKETLVFLSVEAVRLSQKGYADDVREEGFAPLKELMDNFAKAGGAIYVCSPCFKKRKLDETNLVSGAAIVGGAKLVEFLSDGSPCVSY